The candidate division KSB1 bacterium genome includes a region encoding these proteins:
- the guaA gene encoding glutamine-hydrolyzing GMP synthase gives MVSEHSEILLVLDFGSQYTQLIARRIRELGVYSEIKPYFTSAEEIKKINPRGIVLSGGPASVYAADAPLPEPELFSLGIPILGICYGLQVTAHLLGGEVSRASRREYGRAVIEVLEDDELFHGLPPRLDVWMSHGDHLTRMPNGFCAIAKTANSPIAAMKHERLPIFGLQFHPEVVHTPNGKEILANFVFRICGCRGGWNAGAFIESTVESIRAQVGEGRVICALSGGVDSTVAAYLVAKAVGRRLVCIFVDTGLLRYKEAEEVAAFFRNADFEFRLVNAADRFLRRLKTITDPEVKRKIIGEEFIRVFEEEASKVGRVDYLVQGTLYPDVIESTSVRGPSVKIKSHHNVGGLPEVMGLSLIEPLRELFKDEVRRVGAELGVPKEILGRHPFPGPGLAVRILGEVTPERIAVLQQADHIFIQELRRSGYYDQVWQAFAVLLPVQSVGVMGDERTYENVAALRAVTSTDGMTADWAPLPHELLALVSNRIINEVKGVNRVVYDISSKPPSTIEWE, from the coding sequence ATGGTAAGTGAACATTCCGAGATATTGTTGGTTTTAGATTTCGGTTCGCAATATACCCAATTGATAGCTCGACGTATTCGTGAGTTGGGGGTTTATTCGGAAATAAAACCCTACTTTACTTCGGCAGAAGAGATCAAAAAAATCAATCCGCGGGGAATCGTCCTCTCGGGCGGACCGGCTTCGGTTTATGCCGCCGACGCGCCCTTGCCGGAACCGGAGCTTTTTTCACTCGGCATCCCGATCTTGGGCATTTGCTATGGCCTGCAGGTGACGGCGCATTTGTTGGGCGGAGAAGTATCCAGGGCGTCGCGCCGAGAGTACGGCCGAGCGGTCATCGAGGTACTGGAAGACGACGAGCTGTTTCATGGTCTTCCGCCGCGTCTCGACGTCTGGATGAGTCACGGTGATCATCTGACGCGAATGCCGAACGGTTTTTGCGCCATTGCCAAAACCGCCAATTCGCCGATTGCCGCCATGAAGCATGAGCGTTTGCCGATCTTTGGCCTGCAGTTTCATCCGGAGGTAGTGCATACACCTAACGGCAAGGAAATTTTAGCGAATTTTGTCTTTCGCATTTGCGGCTGTCGCGGCGGCTGGAACGCCGGCGCTTTTATCGAGTCGACGGTGGAGAGCATTCGCGCGCAGGTCGGCGAGGGTCGTGTCATATGTGCGCTGAGCGGCGGCGTAGATTCCACTGTTGCCGCCTATTTGGTGGCAAAGGCCGTCGGCAGGCGGCTGGTCTGCATTTTTGTCGATACCGGGCTTTTGCGCTATAAAGAAGCGGAAGAAGTCGCCGCCTTTTTCCGCAATGCGGATTTCGAGTTTCGTCTGGTGAATGCCGCGGATCGCTTTTTGAGACGGCTTAAGACCATAACAGATCCGGAAGTAAAGCGAAAGATCATCGGCGAGGAATTTATTCGTGTATTTGAGGAAGAAGCGAGCAAGGTCGGACGAGTGGATTATTTGGTTCAGGGCACCCTTTACCCGGACGTCATAGAGAGCACGTCGGTACGAGGGCCCTCCGTCAAGATCAAATCGCATCACAACGTCGGCGGTCTGCCGGAAGTCATGGGATTGTCTTTGATCGAACCTCTGCGCGAGCTGTTTAAGGACGAGGTGCGACGCGTCGGCGCCGAACTTGGCGTGCCGAAAGAAATACTAGGCCGGCATCCCTTCCCGGGACCAGGACTTGCCGTACGAATTTTGGGCGAGGTGACGCCGGAGCGTATTGCCGTGCTTCAACAAGCGGATCACATTTTCATTCAGGAGCTGCGGCGAAGCGGCTACTACGATCAAGTCTGGCAGGCGTTTGCCGTGTTGCTGCCGGTGCAGTCCGTCGGCGTCATGGGCGATGAGCGAACTTATGAAAATGTTGCGGCGCTGAGAGCCGTCACCAGCACCGACGGCATGACGGCCGATTGGGCACCTCTGCCGCACGAGCTCCTCGCTTTGGTTTCCAATCGCATTATCAACGAGGTCAAAGGAGTCAATCGGGTGGTGTACGACATCAGTTCCAAACCGCCCAGCACCATCGAATGGGAATAG
- a CDS encoding undecaprenyl-diphosphate phosphatase has protein sequence MNFLKAAVLGIVQGLTEFLPVSSSGHLVLAEHFLHFEGIGLEFEVFLHFGTLLAILTVFYQDILRLFAAFFALFGRQTRQNGLAVFYRQNQDVRTLLYLIIASIPAGVIGVLYEDQIEQVFGSPRLTSIMLLITAGFLAATFFVKVGQNRLALLNTFIIGLAQAAAILPGISRSGATISAGLLQKVDSDQAARFSFLLAVPAILGATLLKTVDVIQAGLDGDTLLVLTVGMVCAYISGLAAIRSLLAIVRRGKLYYFAPYCLLLGLLGLLLI, from the coding sequence ATGAATTTTTTAAAAGCGGCCGTTCTCGGTATTGTTCAAGGCTTGACGGAATTTCTGCCGGTCAGCAGTTCGGGACATTTGGTCTTGGCCGAGCATTTTCTCCATTTCGAGGGCATCGGGCTGGAGTTTGAGGTTTTTTTGCATTTTGGAACGCTTCTCGCCATCTTGACTGTGTTCTATCAAGATATCCTGCGTCTGTTTGCGGCCTTTTTTGCTTTGTTCGGTCGGCAGACGCGGCAGAACGGTTTGGCGGTTTTTTATCGCCAGAACCAAGATGTGCGCACTCTGCTTTACTTGATCATCGCCTCGATTCCGGCCGGCGTCATCGGCGTTTTATACGAAGATCAGATCGAACAAGTATTCGGCAGCCCACGCCTGACCTCCATCATGCTGCTGATCACGGCCGGATTTTTAGCTGCGACGTTCTTTGTAAAGGTGGGACAAAACCGCCTGGCATTGCTCAATACATTCATAATCGGTTTGGCTCAGGCGGCGGCCATTTTACCCGGCATCTCCCGTTCGGGCGCAACCATCAGCGCCGGCCTCTTGCAAAAGGTCGACAGCGATCAGGCCGCGCGGTTTTCATTCCTGTTGGCCGTTCCGGCTATTTTAGGGGCGACGCTTTTGAAAACCGTCGACGTTATTCAAGCAGGTTTGGATGGCGACACGCTTCTTGTTCTGACTGTCGGGATGGTCTGCGCCTATATTTCAGGACTGGCCGCCATCCGTTCTTTGTTGGCCATTGTTCGCCGCGGCAAACTCTATTACTTTGCCCCCTATTGTCTGTTGCTCGGCCTTTTAGGACTGCTGCTCATCTGA
- a CDS encoding penicillin-binding protein activator, which produces MKRILGLLTVLFLLGAVGIKAQPSFGESSFQSALILFRNGDYEKAEAQLLSMIEKLPENPKRSSMLLLLSKIYLDRQEPDKALRYADLLLQDYPSSRYLPFAHFYKAQALNQKNDRVGALVETAYAVEFAEAEMRYRFEAAAAELVRSIGAARQIEEISRQPEWNKARPILLILAAQANMEAGDAERARALIDQLLAEKTESRYRTVALKLKEKLAQPMQKPFRVGLLMPLSGYFSEEAEEFLAGAALAVKLRRNMSPPVELYLGDTAGSVADARRLTQELVSGGIDAIIGELEADKSSAIAELIANTEVPLLMPTATETILTAGGNNLFQLNSPIDIRGRALAAFAVRSLGAKTFAMLTPEDEIGRRWAEAFAAEVARLGGVMVCRQTYHPDSTNFSSQLEAIREAGFRYSVRQSLTVGGRSADPAEVDRVYEQMNQSAKRKSENRAELPKQTRIPMQAVDAVFIPMNEAELPFIASQYALYNIKAQLLAGDQVYNLEKLREQQSYLNKMIFVSGYYFSEADLLYKEFVENCLAEIGHEPTPMTAYGYNALQLILDGLDEGNRSGAAMKAFLAGVKDFEGVGTFIRLNNPQRVNQFVNILQFVDGNVFRLNTLD; this is translated from the coding sequence TTGAAGCGCATTTTGGGTCTTTTGACCGTCCTGTTCCTTCTCGGCGCAGTCGGGATCAAAGCTCAGCCTTCGTTCGGTGAAAGCAGTTTTCAATCCGCCCTCATTCTGTTCCGAAACGGCGATTATGAAAAAGCCGAGGCACAATTGCTGAGTATGATCGAAAAACTGCCCGAAAATCCCAAGCGGTCGAGCATGCTGCTGCTGTTGAGCAAGATTTACTTGGACCGGCAGGAACCGGATAAAGCTCTTCGATATGCCGATCTGCTCCTGCAGGACTATCCCTCAAGTCGCTATCTTCCGTTTGCGCATTTTTATAAAGCGCAGGCTTTGAATCAAAAAAATGATCGGGTAGGAGCATTGGTAGAAACTGCCTATGCCGTCGAATTTGCCGAGGCAGAGATGCGATACCGCTTCGAAGCGGCTGCAGCGGAGCTTGTTCGGTCAATCGGTGCGGCGAGGCAAATCGAAGAGATTTCACGACAGCCGGAATGGAACAAGGCACGTCCCATTCTCCTGATTCTTGCGGCGCAGGCGAATATGGAAGCCGGAGATGCCGAGCGGGCGCGCGCCTTAATCGATCAGCTCTTGGCTGAAAAAACAGAATCGCGCTATCGAACCGTCGCCTTGAAGCTCAAAGAAAAGCTCGCACAACCCATGCAAAAACCTTTCCGCGTCGGTTTGCTTATGCCCCTGAGCGGTTATTTCAGCGAAGAAGCGGAAGAGTTCCTTGCCGGTGCGGCTTTGGCTGTGAAGCTTCGTCGGAATATGTCTCCCCCTGTCGAGCTTTACTTGGGAGATACTGCCGGTTCGGTTGCGGATGCGCGCAGACTGACGCAGGAACTAGTCAGCGGGGGTATTGACGCGATCATTGGGGAGCTGGAAGCGGACAAGTCTTCGGCCATCGCCGAGTTGATAGCCAACACTGAAGTTCCGCTGCTCATGCCGACGGCGACCGAAACGATTTTGACGGCGGGCGGAAACAATCTTTTTCAACTCAACAGCCCCATCGATATCCGCGGCAGAGCTTTGGCGGCTTTTGCGGTTCGCTCATTGGGTGCGAAAACCTTTGCCATGCTGACACCGGAGGATGAAATCGGCAGGCGCTGGGCCGAGGCTTTTGCCGCAGAGGTGGCAAGATTGGGCGGTGTGATGGTCTGCCGCCAAACCTACCACCCGGATTCGACCAACTTTTCCTCGCAGCTGGAAGCAATCCGCGAGGCAGGGTTCCGCTATTCGGTACGCCAATCTCTGACTGTCGGCGGACGTTCGGCCGACCCGGCTGAGGTAGACCGTGTTTATGAACAAATGAACCAATCGGCCAAACGCAAATCGGAAAATCGCGCGGAACTTCCAAAACAAACCCGCATCCCCATGCAGGCTGTGGATGCGGTGTTCATTCCCATGAATGAAGCAGAGTTACCGTTTATTGCCTCGCAGTACGCACTCTATAATATCAAAGCGCAGCTATTAGCTGGTGATCAGGTCTACAATCTCGAAAAGTTACGCGAGCAGCAGTCCTATCTCAACAAAATGATTTTCGTTTCCGGCTATTATTTTTCCGAAGCGGATTTGCTCTACAAAGAATTCGTTGAAAATTGCCTTGCCGAGATCGGACACGAGCCCACGCCCATGACTGCATACGGCTATAATGCCTTGCAGCTTATTCTCGATGGCCTTGATGAGGGCAATCGTTCGGGCGCGGCGATGAAGGCTTTTCTTGCCGGAGTCAAGGACTTTGAGGGTGTCGGCACGTTCATACGCCTGAACAATCCGCAGCGCGTCAATCAATTTGTCAACATCCTCCAGTTCGTCGACGGCAACGTGTTCCGCTTGAACACATTGGATTAA
- the glmS gene encoding glutamine--fructose-6-phosphate transaminase (isomerizing), with translation MCGIVGYIGTKNALPILLNGLKRLEYRGYDSSGIALQGNGNLFIEKQVGKISALENLLNGRSFESTLGIGHTRWATHGAPSQINAHPHLDCSGKIAVVHNGIIENYAQLRRELINRGCRFASETDTETLPHLFAEAMEQGCSFFEAVLQSLRRVEGTYGIIVMHADYPDQLIAARKGSPLVIGHGNGEYFIASDAAPLVGYTTDVTFLEDGEVALVQRDGITIRTIDNRSVVPHVECIDTDVSTLEKGGYPHFMLKEIMEQPKTLQDSMRGRLLLEEGTAKLGGIQYEVQSLLNANRVVITACGTSWHAGLIAEYMIEEFVGIPVEVEYASEFRYRNPILGPSSVVICISQSGETADTLAALREAKRKGSKVLGVCNVVGSTIARESDAGIYLHAGPEIGVASTKAFTSQVVVMALMTLLLARMRNMSHAKGREFAQALYELPQKVERVLAQNEKIYAIARKYYRAKNFLYLGRGYNFPVALEGALKMKEISYIHAEGYPAAEMKHGPIALIDKKMPVVVIATRDSIYDKVISNIMEVKARGGRVLAIATEGDEEIKRHVDHVIYVPKTFEPLNPLVTIIPLQLLAYHVAVLRGCDVDQPRNLAKSVTVE, from the coding sequence ATGTGCGGAATCGTAGGTTATATTGGCACCAAAAACGCTTTGCCGATCCTGCTCAACGGCTTGAAAAGGCTGGAATATCGGGGATATGATTCGTCCGGCATTGCCCTGCAGGGCAACGGCAATTTGTTTATCGAAAAACAGGTTGGCAAAATCAGTGCGTTGGAGAATTTGCTCAACGGCAGGTCTTTCGAATCTACCCTCGGCATTGGCCATACACGTTGGGCGACACACGGTGCGCCCTCGCAAATAAACGCGCATCCGCATTTGGACTGCAGCGGCAAAATCGCCGTAGTGCATAACGGCATAATTGAAAACTATGCGCAATTGCGGCGGGAACTGATTAATCGCGGCTGCCGTTTCGCCTCGGAAACCGACACCGAAACGCTGCCGCATCTGTTTGCCGAGGCAATGGAGCAGGGCTGCAGCTTTTTCGAGGCTGTACTGCAAAGCCTGCGCCGGGTGGAAGGAACTTACGGCATCATTGTCATGCACGCCGACTATCCCGATCAGCTCATTGCGGCGCGCAAGGGAAGTCCGTTGGTCATCGGTCACGGCAACGGTGAATATTTCATTGCCTCCGATGCCGCACCCCTCGTCGGTTATACGACGGACGTCACCTTTCTGGAGGACGGCGAGGTGGCGCTTGTTCAGCGGGATGGGATTACCATCCGCACCATCGACAACCGATCCGTCGTGCCGCACGTTGAGTGCATCGACACGGATGTGTCGACCTTGGAAAAAGGCGGCTATCCCCACTTTATGCTCAAGGAAATCATGGAGCAGCCGAAAACGCTGCAGGATTCCATGCGCGGCAGGCTGCTTCTTGAAGAGGGAACTGCCAAATTGGGCGGCATTCAATACGAGGTTCAATCGCTGCTCAACGCCAATCGCGTCGTCATAACGGCCTGCGGCACCTCCTGGCATGCCGGACTGATTGCCGAGTATATGATCGAGGAATTCGTCGGCATACCGGTTGAAGTCGAGTACGCCTCCGAGTTCCGTTACCGTAACCCCATTCTCGGTCCCTCTTCGGTCGTCATCTGCATCAGCCAGTCCGGCGAGACGGCGGACACGCTGGCGGCGCTGCGCGAAGCCAAGAGAAAAGGCAGTAAAGTGCTGGGCGTCTGCAATGTCGTCGGGTCGACGATCGCCAGGGAAAGCGATGCAGGCATTTACCTGCACGCGGGTCCGGAAATCGGTGTCGCTTCGACCAAAGCCTTTACCTCGCAGGTGGTGGTCATGGCGCTGATGACCCTGCTTCTGGCGCGCATGCGCAACATGTCGCATGCCAAAGGACGCGAATTTGCCCAGGCGCTGTACGAACTGCCGCAAAAAGTCGAGCGCGTTTTGGCGCAAAATGAAAAGATATATGCCATTGCCAGAAAATACTACCGCGCCAAGAACTTTCTCTACTTGGGAAGAGGATACAATTTTCCTGTGGCGCTGGAAGGCGCGTTGAAAATGAAGGAAATTTCCTACATTCACGCGGAAGGCTATCCGGCAGCAGAAATGAAGCACGGCCCGATCGCCCTCATCGACAAAAAAATGCCGGTTGTAGTCATCGCCACGCGCGACTCAATCTATGACAAAGTAATCAGCAACATTATGGAAGTCAAAGCCCGCGGAGGACGCGTCCTTGCGATTGCCACGGAAGGCGACGAAGAAATCAAGCGGCATGTGGATCATGTCATTTACGTGCCGAAGACTTTTGAGCCTCTCAATCCTTTGGTGACCATTATCCCGCTGCAACTGCTGGCTTATCATGTGGCGGTGCTGCGCGGTTGCGATGTGGATCAGCCCCGTAATTTAGCGAAAAGCGTAACTGTTGAATAA